One part of the Sporosarcina ureae genome encodes these proteins:
- a CDS encoding ABC transporter permease, giving the protein MFSAVFGSVEQGIIYAIMALGVYLTFRVLDFPDLTVDGSFVTGAAVAATMIVFDYHPLVATLTAIVVGFFAGCITGLLHTKGKINPLLSGILMMIALYSINLRIMGLTTENSVGRPNIPLLNSETIFSKFQVFWSGLGVDEAINGFLAGLGIEHLPSTWGTLILMILVVIIIKFIADWFLQTEVGLAIRATGDNKKMIRSFSANTDTLVILGLGISNALVAFSGSLIAQYGKFADNGMGIGMIIIGLASVIIGEAIFGTKTIFRTTLAVVIGAVIYRIVLGLSLRVKILDSGDMKLITAVIVIAALIIPQVLEKRREKKRKAKRQAERIAKKSLRGGHSVVETGSHQ; this is encoded by the coding sequence ATGTTTTCAGCTGTATTTGGCTCAGTTGAGCAGGGTATCATCTATGCGATCATGGCACTCGGAGTGTATCTAACATTTCGGGTGCTTGATTTTCCAGATTTAACAGTGGACGGAAGTTTTGTAACAGGTGCAGCAGTAGCAGCTACGATGATCGTTTTTGACTATCATCCACTTGTTGCAACACTTACCGCGATTGTGGTCGGCTTTTTTGCTGGATGTATAACCGGTTTATTACATACCAAAGGAAAAATTAATCCACTTTTATCCGGAATTCTCATGATGATAGCTCTTTACTCGATAAACCTTCGGATAATGGGACTGACTACCGAAAATTCAGTAGGCCGCCCAAATATTCCGCTTTTAAATTCAGAAACGATTTTTAGCAAGTTCCAAGTTTTCTGGAGTGGTCTTGGAGTTGATGAAGCAATCAACGGCTTCTTGGCGGGACTTGGTATTGAACATTTACCTTCAACTTGGGGAACATTGATTTTGATGATTTTAGTTGTGATTATTATTAAGTTTATTGCGGACTGGTTCTTGCAAACCGAAGTTGGTTTGGCAATCCGTGCGACGGGCGACAACAAAAAGATGATTCGCAGTTTCTCTGCAAATACTGATACACTCGTTATTCTCGGATTAGGAATTTCTAACGCATTAGTAGCTTTCTCGGGTTCATTGATTGCACAATACGGGAAATTTGCCGATAACGGAATGGGAATTGGTATGATTATCATCGGATTGGCATCTGTTATTATCGGTGAGGCAATCTTCGGAACAAAAACCATCTTCCGTACAACGTTAGCGGTAGTGATCGGTGCCGTGATTTACCGTATTGTACTAGGATTATCACTGCGTGTGAAAATTCTAGATTCTGGTGATATGAAATTGATCACAGCCGTTATCGTAATTGCCGCATTGATTATTCCACAAGTTCTTGAGAAAAGACGGGAAAAGAAGCGTAAAGCGAAAAGGCAAGCTGAACGGATAGCGAAGAAATCGTTACGAGGAGGTCATAGCGTTGTTGAAACTGGATCACATCAATAA
- a CDS encoding ABC transporter ATP-binding protein, whose product MLKLDHINKVFNESTPDEKVALDQINLHLKPGDFVTVIGSNGAGKSTMMNMISGALSPDFGSIYIDNKDVTRLAEYKRSKMIGRVFQDPMSGTAPTMTIEENLAMAYSRNRRRSLHRGVDKKRKDLFRTSLETLHLNLEDRMTANVGLLSGGERQALSLLMATFTQPSILLLDEHTAALDPSRAELITDLTKRLVEKDQLTTLMVTHNMQQALDLGNRLIMMDKGQIILEVEEEQKKHLTIAKLMDEFQRIRGEQLTSDAALLSV is encoded by the coding sequence TTGTTGAAACTGGATCACATCAATAAAGTGTTTAATGAGTCGACTCCGGATGAAAAAGTAGCGCTGGACCAGATTAATCTGCATCTAAAGCCTGGTGATTTCGTTACAGTAATAGGCAGTAACGGTGCGGGCAAGTCAACGATGATGAATATGATCTCAGGTGCACTATCACCGGATTTCGGTTCTATTTATATCGATAATAAAGATGTTACACGTTTGGCGGAATATAAACGTTCCAAAATGATTGGACGAGTATTCCAAGATCCAATGTCAGGTACAGCACCTACTATGACGATCGAAGAAAATCTGGCAATGGCCTATTCACGTAATAGACGGCGTTCTTTGCATCGAGGAGTGGATAAGAAACGGAAGGATTTATTCCGGACGTCCCTGGAGACGTTGCACTTGAATCTTGAAGATCGAATGACGGCTAATGTAGGATTGCTGTCAGGCGGTGAGCGTCAAGCGTTGTCTTTGCTTATGGCGACCTTCACGCAACCATCTATTCTCTTACTCGACGAGCACACGGCTGCACTCGATCCATCGCGTGCGGAGCTTATTACGGACTTAACGAAGAGATTGGTTGAGAAAGATCAACTAACGACTTTGATGGTAACACATAATATGCAGCAGGCGCTTGACCTTGGAAATCGTTTGATTATGATGGATAAGGGACAGATCATCCTAGAAGTGGAAGAAGAACAGAAGAAGCACTTAACGATTGCAAAATTGATGGATGAATTCCAGCGCATACGTGGAGAACAACTTACTAGTGATGCTGCACTACTTTCTGTATAA
- a CDS encoding exodeoxyribonuclease III produces MKVVSWNVNGIRACVKKGFSDFFEHAQADIFCVQEIKCQEGQIDLSFDGYESYWNYAEKKGYSGTTVFTKKTPLSVRYGLNDLDHEAEGRVLTLEFEEFFLVNCYTPNSQRDLARLSFRLAWEDELLEHLQSLDAIKPVIYCGDLNVAHEEIDIRNVKSNIGNSGFTNEERGKMTRLLDTGFFDTFRFMNPDLEGSYTWWSYMRDVRARNIGWRIDYIIISERLQSALEATAIHSEIMGSDHCPISAELEIY; encoded by the coding sequence TTGAAAGTAGTATCTTGGAACGTGAATGGTATTAGAGCATGTGTGAAAAAAGGATTCAGTGACTTTTTTGAACATGCACAAGCAGATATATTTTGTGTCCAGGAGATCAAATGCCAAGAAGGACAAATCGATCTTTCTTTCGATGGCTATGAATCTTACTGGAACTATGCAGAGAAAAAAGGATATTCCGGTACAACGGTGTTTACGAAAAAAACGCCTCTATCTGTACGCTATGGATTGAATGATCTAGATCACGAAGCAGAAGGACGAGTGCTGACGCTAGAATTTGAAGAGTTCTTTCTCGTCAATTGTTATACACCTAATTCGCAACGGGACTTGGCACGATTATCATTTCGATTGGCATGGGAAGATGAATTACTCGAGCATTTACAGTCGCTTGATGCCATCAAGCCAGTCATCTATTGCGGAGATTTAAACGTAGCGCATGAAGAAATTGATATTCGTAACGTGAAATCAAACATTGGTAATTCAGGGTTCACGAATGAAGAACGTGGAAAAATGACACGGCTATTAGATACGGGATTCTTTGATACATTTCGCTTTATGAATCCGGATCTCGAAGGAAGTTATACGTGGTGGTCTTATATGCGCGACGTACGTGCACGAAATATCGGCTGGCGGATTGATTATATTATCATTTCAGAACGCCTTCAGTCAGCTTTAGAAGCGACAGCCATTCATTCAGAAATCATGGGCAGTGATCATTGTCCAATTTCTGCAGAGTTAGAAATATACTAA
- a CDS encoding amino acid ABC transporter ATP-binding protein — MSFIEVRNLQKSFGPLEVLKDISFDVQKNDVMAIIGPSGSGKSTMLRSLIQLEQVGGGSIAVDGDYLVKDGVYANPSDSKVINSKMGMVFQQFNLFPHLTVKQNLELAPKLVKKEKAKDYGDRSIELLEKVGLASKANELPSRLSGGQKQRVAIARALMMDPDILLFDEPTSALDPQLTKEVLEVMKNLAEEHMTMIVVTHEMEFASNVANHVIFMDDGRIIESGTPDEVIKSPKELRTKLFLNHELSE; from the coding sequence ATGTCTTTCATTGAAGTACGCAACTTACAGAAATCATTCGGGCCATTGGAAGTATTGAAAGATATATCGTTTGATGTTCAAAAGAATGATGTAATGGCCATTATCGGACCGTCGGGATCTGGAAAAAGTACGATGCTAAGAAGTTTGATTCAGTTAGAGCAAGTAGGTGGCGGCAGTATTGCTGTTGACGGGGATTACTTAGTTAAAGATGGCGTTTATGCAAACCCTTCTGATAGTAAGGTAATCAACTCGAAAATGGGTATGGTTTTTCAACAGTTCAACCTTTTTCCGCATTTAACGGTTAAACAGAACTTGGAGCTTGCACCTAAACTTGTGAAGAAAGAGAAAGCCAAAGATTATGGTGATAGAAGTATCGAGTTACTTGAAAAAGTTGGATTGGCTTCAAAAGCTAACGAACTACCTTCTAGACTTTCAGGTGGCCAGAAACAGCGCGTTGCGATTGCGAGGGCGTTAATGATGGATCCCGATATATTATTATTCGATGAACCGACATCCGCACTGGATCCTCAATTGACGAAAGAAGTACTAGAGGTTATGAAAAATCTAGCAGAAGAACATATGACCATGATTGTGGTGACGCATGAAATGGAATTTGCAAGCAATGTCGCGAATCATGTGATCTTCATGGACGATGGAAGGATCATTGAATCAGGTACTCCCGATGAAGTCATCAAATCCCCAAAAGAACTTCGTACGAAACTATTTTTGAATCATGAATTAAGTGAATAA
- a CDS encoding ABC transporter substrate-binding protein encodes MKKRWMTYAAALFSIVLILAACGGKEESSDSAADDKNDDKASTEEKYTIGVTQIVEHPSLDAAFEGFQKAIEDAGLNVEYDKQNAQNDNSSNSTIANNLAGAGVDLIFANSTPSAQAAASATQDIPIIFTSVTDAVAAELVASNEEPGGNVTGTTDNHPDAIPNTMKFLKENLSAKKVGMIFNSGEQNSRLQVDHVKEILKDMDMEVVEASVATSADVKQAAESLIGSVDSFYIITDNTVVSALESVISVANDNKIPMMVGEFDSVKRGGLGAYGFEYYDIGYEAGEMAVKILKGEETPDSMPVQLPQNLKLVMNEETANAIGLKIQEDWNAEVVE; translated from the coding sequence ATGAAGAAACGTTGGATGACTTATGCAGCAGCACTATTCAGTATTGTGCTCATTTTGGCTGCATGTGGTGGAAAAGAGGAGTCATCTGATTCAGCAGCAGATGATAAAAATGATGACAAAGCAAGTACTGAAGAAAAATACACAATTGGTGTTACACAAATTGTAGAACACCCATCTTTGGATGCTGCATTTGAGGGGTTCCAAAAAGCAATTGAAGATGCAGGATTGAATGTCGAGTATGACAAACAAAATGCACAAAATGATAATAGTTCCAACTCAACGATTGCAAATAACTTAGCGGGTGCAGGAGTGGACTTGATTTTTGCTAACTCTACACCAAGTGCTCAAGCAGCAGCTAGCGCGACTCAAGATATTCCGATCATCTTCACATCTGTAACTGATGCAGTAGCTGCAGAACTTGTTGCATCTAATGAAGAACCCGGTGGTAATGTTACGGGTACAACGGATAATCATCCGGATGCAATTCCAAACACAATGAAATTCTTGAAAGAAAATTTAAGTGCAAAAAAAGTAGGAATGATCTTCAACTCAGGAGAACAAAATTCCCGTTTGCAAGTGGACCACGTGAAAGAAATTCTTAAAGATATGGATATGGAAGTTGTAGAAGCATCTGTTGCAACTTCAGCAGACGTAAAACAAGCAGCTGAATCTTTGATTGGTTCAGTAGACTCGTTTTATATCATTACGGATAACACCGTGGTATCAGCTCTTGAATCAGTTATTTCTGTTGCGAATGACAATAAGATTCCAATGATGGTTGGTGAATTCGATTCAGTGAAACGTGGCGGGCTTGGAGCGTACGGCTTTGAATACTATGATATTGGTTATGAAGCTGGTGAAATGGCAGTTAAGATTCTAAAGGGAGAAGAAACTCCTGATTCAATGCCTGTCCAGTTACCCCAAAATTTGAAATTGGTAATGAATGAAGAAACAGCAAATGCAATCGGCTTGAAGATTCAAGAAGATTGGAATGCAGAAGTTGTAGAATAA
- a CDS encoding pseudouridine-5'-phosphate glycosidase: MRRYVSYSEEVKEAMKYGKPLVALESTIITYGMPYPENVKAAREVQQIVRDHGAVPATIAIMDGKIKIGLTDEELERFGDSKGVVKASRRDISYLIATKKPGATTVAASMFFADLARIRVFTTGAIGGVHRNVEQTMDISADLEEFARTSVAVVCSGAKSILDLGKTLEYLETKGVPVMGYQTDIFPAFYTRSSAHHVDYRVDEIDMMAEMLRVKWNLGLEGSAIIANPIPEEYAMDQEYMDGLVSDALKEAGELGISGKNLTPHMLKRVQEMTGGKSLEANIALVKSNAELAAKLAVSFNGN; this comes from the coding sequence ATGAGAAGATATGTTTCATATTCGGAGGAAGTAAAAGAAGCGATGAAATACGGCAAGCCGTTAGTCGCATTGGAATCCACAATAATTACGTATGGTATGCCATATCCGGAAAATGTAAAAGCTGCACGTGAAGTTCAGCAGATTGTGCGTGATCACGGAGCGGTTCCGGCAACTATTGCCATTATGGACGGGAAAATAAAAATAGGGCTAACCGATGAAGAACTGGAACGTTTCGGTGATAGCAAAGGTGTAGTTAAAGCGTCCAGACGCGATATTAGTTATTTGATTGCGACTAAAAAGCCGGGGGCAACAACGGTTGCTGCATCAATGTTTTTTGCGGACTTGGCGCGAATCCGCGTGTTCACGACGGGAGCAATTGGTGGCGTGCATAGAAACGTAGAACAAACGATGGATATATCTGCTGATCTAGAAGAATTCGCACGTACCAGTGTTGCGGTTGTTTGTTCTGGAGCAAAATCCATTTTGGATCTTGGCAAGACACTTGAATACTTGGAAACGAAAGGTGTACCTGTGATGGGATATCAAACGGATATTTTCCCTGCATTCTATACAAGAAGCAGTGCACATCATGTAGACTATCGAGTGGATGAAATCGATATGATGGCAGAGATGTTACGTGTTAAATGGAATCTAGGCTTGGAAGGAAGTGCGATTATCGCCAATCCTATTCCTGAAGAATATGCGATGGATCAAGAGTATATGGATGGATTGGTTTCAGATGCGCTTAAAGAAGCTGGAGAATTGGGCATTAGCGGGAAAAATCTCACACCACATATGTTAAAAAGAGTTCAGGAAATGACAGGCGGTAAAAGCCTCGAAGCCAATATCGCGTTGGTGAAGTCAAACGCAGAACTAGCTGCAAAATTGGCAGTGAGTTTTAACGGTAATTAA
- a CDS encoding NAD(P)/FAD-dependent oxidoreductase, with amino-acid sequence MKKVLIIGSGIVGISAAYHLSGRQAEVVLIDRQEPGQATKAAAGIICPWASQRRNKAWYALASAGAAYYPEFIRSLENHGETDTGYKKVGALAIHTDIKRLEKKVELLNKRKELSPEIGDVELLDAEQTANYFPVLSREYSAVRISGAAKVEGDKLRDALERISVKHGVQSIKGSATPYIKEGKVCGVRVNGEIIEGDQIILAAGAWASEFIKPLGKNLQVAGQKAQILHLQSNQNTSGEWPVIMPPNTQYLVPFQDGKFIAGATHEDTDDFNIQQTAGGILEVLTNILPIAPALGEAELTEVRVGIRPHTPNFMPVIGQLPDHPQIWIANGLGSSGLTVGPLLGKLLSQLVLNQETGWDLESYSINQIISEDH; translated from the coding sequence ATGAAAAAAGTATTGATTATCGGCTCTGGAATCGTCGGTATTTCTGCTGCGTATCACTTATCTGGTCGACAAGCAGAAGTTGTATTGATCGATAGACAAGAGCCAGGACAGGCGACGAAAGCCGCGGCAGGAATTATTTGTCCTTGGGCATCCCAGCGGCGAAATAAAGCATGGTATGCATTGGCATCAGCTGGTGCTGCGTATTATCCTGAATTCATTCGTTCATTGGAAAACCATGGTGAGACCGATACAGGGTATAAGAAAGTAGGGGCTTTGGCGATTCACACAGATATAAAGCGTTTAGAGAAGAAAGTCGAATTACTGAATAAAAGAAAAGAACTCTCCCCCGAGATTGGTGATGTGGAATTACTAGACGCAGAGCAGACAGCAAATTATTTTCCCGTTCTGTCTAGAGAGTATTCAGCAGTTCGTATTTCAGGCGCAGCCAAAGTAGAAGGGGATAAACTTCGCGATGCATTGGAACGTATTTCAGTCAAACATGGTGTACAAAGTATAAAAGGCTCCGCCACACCTTATATAAAAGAAGGGAAAGTCTGTGGTGTCAGAGTGAATGGAGAAATTATAGAAGGCGATCAAATCATCTTGGCAGCAGGTGCATGGGCAAGTGAATTTATAAAACCTTTAGGCAAGAATTTACAAGTAGCTGGACAGAAAGCGCAAATCCTTCATTTACAATCCAATCAAAATACGTCCGGCGAATGGCCAGTCATTATGCCACCAAACACTCAGTACCTTGTACCATTTCAAGACGGAAAATTCATAGCAGGTGCGACACACGAAGATACAGACGACTTTAATATACAGCAGACAGCTGGCGGTATACTTGAAGTGTTAACGAATATTTTACCCATTGCACCTGCACTAGGCGAAGCAGAATTAACTGAAGTCCGAGTAGGTATCCGTCCGCATACACCGAATTTTATGCCGGTGATTGGCCAACTGCCAGACCACCCACAAATTTGGATTGCTAATGGTCTTGGATCATCTGGATTAACAGTCGGCCCACTTCTTGGCAAGCTTTTATCCCAGCTAGTACTAAATCAAGAAACAGGATGGGATTTAGAAAGCTACTCCATCAACCAAATAATTTCCGAAGATCATTGA
- a CDS encoding SpoVR family protein, which translates to MTDQQALYYAIDEITEIASGFGLDFYPMRYEICPADILYTFGAYGMPTRFTHWSFGKQFHKMKLQYDIGLSKIYELVINSNPCYAFLLNTNSLIQNKLIIAHVLAHCDFFKNNIYFSKTRKDMVESMSATAERIADYEVRYGKKRVETFLDAVLAIQEHVDPSIMRDIIPSPSIVKPPRRSVYEDLWGLDQRTIPGQQAIEMHKKNPKEQQKDILLFILENSRNLTEWQADILTMLREEMLYFWPQLETKIMNEGWASYWHQTILRQMDLTPSETIEFAKLNASVLQPSKTSINPYYLGVKMYEDIEKRYDLLAKEANARGEEAMSGREKIFEAREIENDTSFIRNYLTDDLIKQEDLYVFQKEDNQYKVSDKQTEAVRNQLIGQRVNGGFPYIVVEDGDYMRNGELYLVHRYEETELDLPYLEHVLPHIHQLWGRIVHIETILENKPLVFSYDGHKVFRRSK; encoded by the coding sequence CTGACCGATCAACAGGCACTATATTATGCAATTGATGAAATCACGGAGATTGCCAGTGGTTTTGGACTTGACTTTTACCCGATGCGCTACGAAATCTGCCCGGCAGATATACTATATACATTTGGCGCTTACGGAATGCCAACACGTTTCACACATTGGAGTTTCGGTAAGCAATTCCATAAGATGAAATTGCAGTATGACATTGGTTTGAGCAAGATCTATGAGTTAGTTATTAATTCAAATCCATGTTATGCATTCTTATTAAATACGAATAGTTTAATTCAAAATAAATTGATCATCGCGCACGTATTAGCACATTGTGATTTTTTTAAGAATAATATCTATTTCTCAAAGACGCGTAAAGACATGGTCGAAAGTATGTCAGCTACAGCGGAACGGATTGCAGACTACGAGGTACGCTATGGTAAGAAACGTGTAGAGACATTTCTTGATGCGGTATTAGCCATTCAAGAACACGTTGACCCTAGTATTATGCGCGACATTATTCCGTCTCCTTCAATTGTGAAACCGCCCCGAAGGTCTGTTTATGAAGATTTATGGGGTCTGGATCAACGAACTATTCCTGGTCAGCAAGCAATTGAGATGCATAAAAAGAATCCGAAAGAACAACAAAAAGATATTTTATTATTTATACTTGAAAATAGTCGCAATCTTACAGAATGGCAAGCAGATATCCTAACCATGTTAAGAGAAGAAATGCTCTATTTCTGGCCACAATTAGAAACGAAAATCATGAATGAAGGCTGGGCATCTTATTGGCATCAAACAATCCTGCGCCAAATGGATTTAACACCATCCGAGACCATCGAATTTGCAAAACTGAACGCAAGTGTACTGCAACCTTCTAAGACCTCGATCAATCCATACTATCTAGGTGTTAAAATGTATGAAGACATTGAAAAGCGCTACGATCTATTGGCTAAAGAAGCTAATGCACGTGGTGAGGAGGCGATGTCAGGACGCGAAAAAATATTTGAAGCACGTGAAATAGAAAATGACACATCATTCATTCGTAATTACTTGACCGATGACCTAATCAAACAAGAAGATTTATACGTTTTCCAAAAGGAGGATAATCAATACAAAGTCTCTGATAAACAGACTGAAGCTGTCCGGAATCAACTAATTGGACAACGGGTGAATGGCGGATTCCCCTATATAGTAGTTGAAGACGGTGATTATATGAGGAATGGCGAGCTCTACCTAGTTCATCGATACGAAGAAACAGAACTGGATCTACCTTATTTAGAGCACGTCCTGCCACATATCCATCAACTCTGGGGGCGCATCGTGCACATTGAGACTATACTTGAAAATAAACCTCTTGTTTTTTCATACGATGGTCACAAAGTGTTTAGAAGAAGTAAATAA
- a CDS encoding branched-chain amino acid aminotransferase, with translation MIMTRLPMQIQLAQNKKEKPDPSTLVFGKTFTDHMLIIDYEEGKGWHNHRITPYAPLALDPAAIVLHYGQTVFEGMKAYRSKEGTIRLFRPDQNFKRLNYSLDRLCMPRIDEENALYALNQLLQIEQDWIPTLEGTSLYIRPFVIATEAFLGVAPAKKYQFYMILSPVGSYYKEGIHPVKILVENEFVRASKGGTGSAKTAGNYASALKAQETADKQGYSQVLWLDSTERKYVEEVGSMNIFFKINGEVVTPAINGSILEGITRKSILQLLRHWDVPVAERKISMDEIRSAYESGELEEVFGTGTAAVISPVGELNWDGYKMIIGNGETGELSTRLYNTLTNIQTGKEKDPFDWVYEIKKHIAQLA, from the coding sequence ATGATTATGACAAGATTACCAATGCAAATTCAACTTGCACAAAATAAAAAAGAAAAGCCAGACCCTAGCACCTTAGTTTTCGGTAAGACATTTACGGACCACATGCTTATTATAGACTATGAGGAAGGCAAAGGTTGGCATAATCATCGCATTACTCCTTACGCTCCATTAGCACTTGATCCTGCTGCAATCGTGCTGCATTACGGACAAACGGTTTTTGAAGGAATGAAAGCATATCGTTCCAAGGAAGGAACTATTCGTTTATTCCGTCCCGATCAAAACTTTAAGCGCTTGAATTACTCACTTGACCGTTTATGCATGCCGCGGATCGATGAAGAAAACGCATTATACGCCCTTAATCAGTTATTGCAAATCGAGCAGGATTGGATTCCTACACTAGAAGGAACGTCTTTGTACATCCGTCCATTCGTCATTGCAACTGAAGCTTTCCTAGGCGTAGCACCAGCAAAGAAATATCAATTTTACATGATTTTGTCTCCTGTTGGTTCTTACTACAAAGAAGGAATTCACCCAGTCAAAATCCTTGTGGAAAATGAATTCGTGCGAGCTTCAAAAGGTGGAACTGGCAGCGCCAAAACAGCAGGTAATTATGCATCCGCTTTAAAGGCGCAGGAGACAGCAGATAAACAAGGTTACTCACAAGTTTTATGGCTCGATAGCACAGAGCGTAAATACGTTGAAGAAGTAGGAAGCATGAATATCTTCTTCAAAATAAATGGTGAAGTTGTAACACCCGCAATCAACGGCAGCATCCTCGAGGGCATTACACGAAAATCAATCTTGCAATTGCTACGACACTGGGATGTACCCGTAGCAGAGCGCAAAATCTCGATGGATGAAATCCGATCTGCTTACGAAAGCGGTGAACTAGAAGAAGTCTTCGGTACAGGTACAGCTGCTGTTATTTCGCCTGTCGGTGAACTGAATTGGGACGGTTATAAAATGATCATCGGTAACGGTGAAACGGGTGAACTTTCCACTCGACTATATAACACATTAACGAATATCCAAACCGGTAAAGAAAAAGATCCGTTTGATTGGGTATATGAAATCAAGAAACATATTGCACAGCTTGCCTAA
- a CDS encoding amino acid ABC transporter permease: MSYEYFMSMLIPMLEGAKATVLLFVIAIVLSIPLGFLLTLAVRSSIKPISYLAQTFIYVMRGTPLLLQLLFFVFGLPLLPVIGEYLVFDRFVAATLAFILNYSAYFAEIFRGGLLSIDKGQYEASQVLGLSKWQTTVRVILPQMFRVTLPPIANESVSLVKDTALLYAVAVPELLHYAQTVVNRDFTIIPFFIAAGIYLLIAFGLTVVFKYLERKLQYE, translated from the coding sequence ATGAGCTATGAATATTTTATGTCCATGCTGATTCCTATGCTGGAAGGAGCTAAAGCGACTGTCTTATTATTCGTAATAGCGATTGTCCTATCTATTCCACTCGGATTCCTGCTGACACTTGCCGTAAGAAGTAGTATTAAACCAATTTCTTATTTGGCGCAGACTTTTATATACGTCATGCGTGGGACCCCTTTGTTATTACAGCTATTGTTCTTTGTTTTTGGTTTACCACTTCTGCCGGTAATTGGTGAGTATTTGGTGTTTGACCGTTTTGTGGCGGCTACACTTGCGTTTATTTTGAACTATTCAGCGTACTTTGCTGAAATATTCCGTGGTGGATTACTCTCCATCGATAAAGGACAATATGAAGCTTCACAAGTACTAGGATTATCGAAATGGCAGACAACGGTGCGTGTGATTTTACCACAGATGTTCCGTGTAACATTGCCACCCATTGCGAATGAATCGGTGTCTTTAGTAAAGGATACAGCCCTTTTATACGCGGTAGCCGTTCCTGAACTGCTCCACTATGCTCAAACAGTCGTCAACAGAGATTTCACCATCATTCCGTTCTTTATTGCGGCGGGTATTTACCTGTTGATTGCTTTTGGGTTAACTGTAGTATTCAAGTATTTAGAGAGAAAGCTGCAATACGAATGA
- a CDS encoding amino acid ABC transporter substrate-binding protein codes for MKKTTLALLFAALFLVLAGCSGKSSEEDKSTSDTGKEGTKEIIIGVDDKFAPMGFRDDKNNLVGFDIDMATAAAEHMGATAKFQPIDWKTKETELSSGRIDLIWNGYTITKEREEKVLFTKPYLDNNQVVVTLADSEVNAIEDLDGKIVGVQALSSAGPALESHPIHEKVKNVTEFSDNVLALTDLKTGRLDAVVIDEVVIDYYMTTEEGVFAKVEGSLAVEEYGVGVKKGNEELLENLQKALDTMNEDGTAAEISTEWFGEDKVLR; via the coding sequence ATGAAAAAGACCACTCTTGCTTTATTATTCGCTGCATTATTCTTAGTGCTGGCGGGCTGTTCGGGCAAGTCTTCTGAAGAAGATAAATCGACATCGGACACAGGTAAAGAAGGAACAAAAGAAATCATCATCGGTGTTGATGATAAATTTGCACCAATGGGGTTCCGTGATGACAAAAATAATTTAGTCGGTTTCGATATTGACATGGCAACGGCTGCGGCTGAACATATGGGAGCTACGGCGAAGTTCCAACCTATTGACTGGAAAACTAAAGAAACTGAACTTAGTAGTGGACGTATCGATTTGATTTGGAATGGTTATACGATCACTAAAGAAAGAGAAGAAAAAGTATTATTTACGAAGCCTTATTTAGATAATAACCAAGTCGTAGTCACATTAGCTGATTCTGAAGTAAATGCGATTGAAGACTTGGATGGTAAAATTGTGGGCGTGCAGGCATTATCTTCTGCTGGTCCAGCTCTCGAGAGTCATCCAATCCATGAAAAAGTGAAGAATGTCACGGAGTTCTCGGACAATGTTCTGGCATTGACTGATTTAAAAACTGGCCGTCTCGATGCGGTTGTAATTGATGAAGTCGTTATTGATTATTATATGACAACAGAAGAAGGCGTCTTTGCAAAAGTAGAGGGATCATTAGCCGTGGAAGAATACGGTGTGGGTGTGAAAAAAGGCAATGAAGAATTACTTGAAAATCTTCAAAAAGCGTTAGACACTATGAATGAAGATGGTACTGCAGCTGAAATCTCCACAGAATGGTTCGGAGAAGACAAAGTTCTTCGTTGA